A segment of the Coffea arabica cultivar ET-39 chromosome 8c, Coffea Arabica ET-39 HiFi, whole genome shotgun sequence genome:
TCCAATTTCTTTCCACCACCCCAACCAGCACTTCGTCTGGCTAGTCCTCTACCACTATTGTCTCCTGTGTACaaaaaacacatacacatacaaaagaagaaattgtgattcatataattttttttatgaatattATACAAAGCTTGTAATAAGGAATGCTAGACTCAAAACTATTTGTggtaatcttttcttttccaatcgaCCTTCTTCACtagaatcatcatcatcaaaagTACCATCAAAGACATCATCTATGTCTTCTGAATCATATGAAGAACCTGATCCAGCTTCAGAATCATTGTTATCAAAGGAATCTGGTTGCTCACGATGGGCTACTAGTGGTTGAGAATGAAAGCCTTGACCGATATGTGAATTAGGATGGGAATTTAGTTGAGAATCAGCCTTGGAGTTCAACTGATGTGAATTGGCTTTAGAGTTGAACTGAGAAGCAGAAATAAAGCTAGAAGCtgagtttgaatttgaattggAGTCATGTGATTTCGCTTGACAATTAGGTCGAGAAACAGAGTTTGAGCTAGATGTAGGGTCTATGCGTATTCCAGGCATTGCTCCAATGAATTTATGCGCTGGAGGCTTTGAATAATGATTGGGGCAAGTCTGATAAGATTGAGAGCTTGACTGTGAAACAGGGTTCAAACTATTAGTGGACTCAATATGCGCTCCAGACATTGGCCCAACAACTTTGCGGGGCCCCTTCATACTTGGTGCCATGGAAAACCTATAAAAGCAGCTTCTGATTTTTGAAGGCAAAGTTAAGTAAGATGATTAATTTTACTGGCTTTTTTCAGAAACCAATCACATAATTCAGCAAGAGAGTGTTGTATCATCTTACTTTTGGAGTTTAAGTTTCTAAAATCTGCAAACACAAAGAACATATACATATTAAGGAACTATAACCCAATGAAACCAACATTACCAACTTGCTAATATGAACATAAGGAATCATAAATTGAACATAAGGTTTCATGTTCTGTCTCCTTCCAA
Coding sequences within it:
- the LOC113706709 gene encoding uncharacterized protein isoform X2, with amino-acid sequence MAPSMKGPRKVVGPMSGAHIESTNSLNPVSQSSSQSYQTCPNHYSKPPAHKFIGAMPGIRIDPTSSSNSVSRPNCQAKSHDSNSNSNSASSFISASQFNSKANSHQLNSKADSQLNSHPNSHIGQGFHSQPLVAHREQPDSFDNNDSEAGSGSSYDSEDIDDVFDGTFDDDDSSEEGDNSGRGLARRSAGWGGGKKLELVWNARGQVIGPNATQYISQVGILVKDGNKLPLTYTDWRAMPEGSKERFWEDIKRNTNIDDTCKKVQMIRVSKLWRNWKSKVKSMYFTPYRRHRSWLLAHCPARVEEDQWSILIDYWSSEDVKT
- the LOC113706709 gene encoding uncharacterized protein isoform X1, with protein sequence MAPSMKGPRKVVGPMSGAHIESTNSLNPVSQSSSQSYQTCPNHYSKPPAHKFIGAMPGIRIDPTSSSNSVSRPNCQAKSHDSNSNSNSASSFISASQFNSKANSHQLNSKADSQLNSHPNSHIGQGFHSQPLVAHREQPDSFDNNDSEAGSGSSYDSEDIDDVFDGTFDDDDSSEEGDNSGRGLARRSAGWGGGKKLELVWNARGQVIGPNATQYISQVGILVKDGNKLPLTYTDWRAMPEGSKERFWEDIKRNTNIDDTCKKVQMIRVSKLWRNWKSKVKSMYFTPYRRHRSWLLAHCPARVEEDQWSILIDYWSSEDVKTCIYCHISFAFELNSSATMILMCC